The Synechocystis sp. PCC 6714 genome includes the window ATTACTACAAAACTTATGGATGATTTACTTCTTGATCGCTACCAAATAGTTAAATCCCTGGGTTCTGGAGGATTTGGGGAAACATTTTTGGCAAAAGATACCCAAATACCGTCCCAAAGACTGGTGGTGATAAAACGTTTAAAGCCAGCTAATGCAAGCAATAGTATGTCAACTGAATTAATTGAAAAACTATTTGAGAAGGAGGCGGCGGTCTTAGAAGAACTGGGTAACAATAGCAGTCAAATCCCTAAACTTTATGGTTATTTTTCCAATAATGATGAATTTTATTTAGTGCAGGAATATATTCAAGGAAAAAGCTTAAATGAAATTGCTCCTGTTGGAATTGAGCAAGCAAAAACAATTATTTCATCCCTAATCACAATCCTCAAATATATCCATAGCAAAGGTATTATTCACCGAGATATTAAACCGGAAAATATCATTATCAGAGATAGTGATCATTTACCTGTGCTAATTGATTTTGGTGCCGTCAAGGAAACCATGGGAGTTGTTACCCTTGGTTCTGGTTCCACTGTTAGCTCCGTGGTTATTGGCACCAGAGGCTTTATGGCTCCTGAACAAAGTGCCGGCCGGTCTGTTTTTAGCACGGATCTTTACGCTTTGGGTCTGACAACTATTTACGCTATGACCAAAAAGCTCCCCGTTGAATTTGCCACCAGTCAGTTAACGGGGGAATTAGATTGGCAAAGCGATGTTCCAGAAATAGACTCCAACCTGGCGAGGGTGATTGATAAAGCAATTCAAATGGAGCCGAGTCGCCGTTACCCAACAGCAGAGGCAATGTATCAGGACTTAAATGTTAGCAAAATGCAGACAGAAATAATTACTAATGTTCCTAAACGCACTACAACAAATTCTAGTGAATCAACGCAAGTTATTAGTCCAATACCAACATTTATCCCTAATAATACTACTAATTATGGAAATAAAACTTCTGGTTCCGGAAATAAAGTAGTGATAGCACTAGGAGTTATCTGTTTCTTAGCATTTTTAGGTCTGGGAAGTGGATTTATGTATGTACAGCAAATTAATCATCAAGCTGCATTAAAGACTCTTAAGGCTGAGAAAGAAAAGCAGGAAGCTGAACAGAAAAAATTACAAGCTGAAAAAGAAAAAATAG containing:
- a CDS encoding IMS domain-containing protein — its product is MDDLLLDRYQIVKSLGSGGFGETFLAKDTQIPSQRLVVIKRLKPANASNSMSTELIEKLFEKEAAVLEELGNNSSQIPKLYGYFSNNDEFYLVQEYIQGKSLNEIAPVGIEQAKTIISSLITILKYIHSKGIIHRDIKPENIIIRDSDHLPVLIDFGAVKETMGVVTLGSGSTVSSVVIGTRGFMAPEQSAGRSVFSTDLYALGLTTIYAMTKKLPVEFATSQLTGELDWQSDVPEIDSNLARVIDKAIQMEPSRRYPTAEAMYQDLNVSKMQTEIITNVPKRTTTNSSESTQVISPIPTFIPNNTTNYGNKTSGSGNKVVIALGVICFLAFLGLGSGFMYVQQINHQAALKTLKAEKEKQEAEQKKLQAEKEKIEAEQKVIEAQINQQEAEARLENERATQSILSTNLNPAPAPPPPVSSNASISRDAAVEVVRGWLYAKGDAFGPSYNRGVIGNYLAGTAYDCNVKSVNWLQENGAYYTYGVQRIDDIESFSASGNSATISVRFTEDRTLYNANGEIDRNASKFGTVNMTYNLEMIGGTPKITYFRLPGC